The proteins below are encoded in one region of Lactuca sativa cultivar Salinas chromosome 3, Lsat_Salinas_v11, whole genome shotgun sequence:
- the LOC111877557 gene encoding polyphenol oxidase, chloroplastic: MASLSFTLAMATTPSSSPFFSKPANQRQLIKTHAKQTHRFQMSCNVPSDDHEKPVDRRNLLLGLGGLYSAVNLTGLPSAFADPITTPSFNPNCRDAGTGFDVKKGLLRTTACCPPESKKGPEKQFEFPKHDEIRIRYPIHCAPEGYMNKFKEAMRLMRALPDDDPRSFKNQAKIHCAYCNGSYTQMATGSQQELLIHFNWLFFPFHRWYLYFFERILGELIGDPTFGLPYWSWDEREGMKIPPTFREGGESNPLYDIYRNNIRNYEAIVDLDFNGKDREDTTDDYQIKINQHAMYRQMMRNAFDTKSFFGGKYVAGNTPIDAKDSSVASIEAGCHTAIHRWVRDPGSPNGEDMGNFYSAGYDPLFYVHHSNVDRMWALWKEMGESNRDPIHPDWLNASYVFYDEKQNPVRVYNKQCVDMEKLKYKYHGPEIPSWVNSRPKPKCSASERSQIDITSATKDVKNRTLTNVDTFVLVRPETARTRTVDESEIEVLTLNNISFNGNKAVKFDVLVNACNIDTNKFTPADSEYAGSFATVPHNHDMKISTTFRFPLRELLKDIGAEGNTAIQVTIVTQEKETENISIGEIKIEDYSLAEISKASLPTGLQGAGANVGVDDLTE; this comes from the exons ATGGCTTCACTGAGCTTCACTTTAGCTATGGCCACCACCCCCTCTTCTTCCCCATTCTTTTCCAAACCAGCGAACCAACGTCAGTTGATAAAGACACATGCTAAGCAAACCCACCGCTTCCAAATGTCATGCAATGTTCCATCAGACGACCATGAAAAACCA GTAGACAGAAGGAATTTGCTCCTGGGGCTTGGTGGGCTCTACAGCGCCGTCAACTTGACGGGTCTCCCATCCGCTTTTGCCGATCCTATCACGACTCCTTCTTTTAATCCAAATTGCAGGGACGCCGGAACGGGCTTCGATGTCAAAAAAGGCCTTCTTAGAACTACTGCATGTTGCCCTCCGGAGTCCAAGAAGGGTCCCGAGAAACAATTCGAATTCCCTAAACATGACGAAATACGCATCAGATATCCCATACACTGTGCCCCGGAAGGATACATGAATAAATTTAAGGAGGCGATGAGGCTAATGAGGGCTCTCCCAGATGACGACCCTCGCAGTTTCAAGAACCAAGCCAAAATTCATTGCGCCTACTGCAATGGCAGCTACACTCAAATGGCTACAGGTTCCCAACAAGAACTCCTGATTCACTTCAACTGGCTGTTTTTTCCCTTCCATCGATGGTACCTTTATTTCTTCGAGAGGATACTCGGAGAACTGATTGGTGATCCAACATTCGGGTTACCATACTGGAGCTGGGACGAGCGTGAGGGAATGAAAATTCCACCTACGTTCCGAGAAGGGGGAGAGTCTAACCCTTTATATGATATCTACCGGAATAACATTCGCAACTATGAAGCTATTGTCGATCTTGACTTCAATGGTAAAGATCGCGAAGATACGACTGACGACTATCAGATAAAAATCAATCAGCATGCTATGTATCGCCAGATGATGAGAAATGCCTTCGATACAAAAAGCTTCTTTGGTGGTAAGTATGTCGCTGGTAATACACCCATTGATGCCAAAGACTCTTCAGTTGCATCCATAGAGGCCGGTTGTCATACCGCGATTCACAGATGGGTGCGTGACCCTGGAAGTCCGAATGGTGAAGACATGGGTAATTTCTACTCTGCCGGGTATGATCCTTTGTTCTATGTCCACCATTCCAATGTCGACAGGATGTGGGCACTTTGGAAAGAAATGGGGGAAAGCAACCGCGACCCCATACACCCAGACTGGTTAAACGCATCATATGTGTTTTACGACGAGAAACAAAATCCTGTTCGTGTCTACAATAAACAATGCGTGGATATGGAAAAGCTCAAATACAAATACCATGGTCCAGAAATCCCCAGCTGGGTCAATTCTCGGCCGAAACCAAAGTGCAGCGCTTCGGAAAGATCCCAAATCGATATCACGTCAGCCACAAAAGATGTGAAGAACCGAACCCTCACCAACGTAGATACGTTTGTGTTAGTGAGGCCTGAAACTGCTAGAACAAGGACCGTGGATGAATCAGAAATAGAGGTCTTGACGTTGAACAACATTAGTTTCAACGGTAACAAAGCCGTCAAGTTTGACGTGCTTGTTAACGCTTGTAACATTGACACAAACAAGTTCACCCCGGCTGATAGCGAGTATGCGGGTTCTTTTGCAACAGTTCCACATAACCATGACATGAAAATTAGTACTACGTTCAGGTTTCCCTTAAGAGAGCTGTTGAAAGATATTGGAGCTGAGGGAAATACAGCAATTCAAGTCACCATTGTGACGCAAGAGAAAGAAACCGAGAATATCAGCATTGGCGAGATCAAGATCGAGGATTACTCTTTAGCCGAGATCTCGAAGGCGTCACTTCCCACTGGGCTACAGGGTGCCGGAGCTAATGTCGGCGTCGACGATCTAACAGAATAG